Part of the Bifidobacterium sp. ESL0775 genome is shown below.
TGCGGCGTTTTAATTTGACAAGCCGATACAACTGTGTATCATGAGAATTGTACATGATACACAGTTGTACCAAGCAATTGAGTATCCAAAGAAGAAAAGCCCGATTCGGGTCATTCTCCGGATAGACGCTCAAGAGAGCTGACGTATGTGATGAGAATGGTAAAGGAGCCAAAAATGGGTAACGCAAAAAGAGTCGTCGCGGTCCTAGCCGCTGCGGCGACGATGATTGGTCTGGCAGGTTGTGGTTCGGGAAATTCGGGCGGCGCTGGCTCGGATTCCAAGGCTGATTTGGTCTTCTGGGGCTGGGACACCGGCAATTCCATGAAGAAGATCATCGCCAACTTCGAGAAAGCCAACCCGGGCGTGACCGTGAAGTTCAACAACACGGGCACCGCAGAAAAGACCTCCACCGCGCTGACCAACGCGGTCGCGGCGAAGAAGGGCATCCCGGACGTGGTGATGCTCGAGGACCCGACGGTCACGCAGTTCGCGGTCACCGGTGACCTCGCCGATCTGAGCCAGTTCGGCGCGAGCAAGCTGGCCAACGACTTCACCGCTGGCCCTTGGAACAAGCTGCAATACAATTCCAAGCCCTACGCGCTGCCGATTGACGCGGGCCCGGAGATGTTCTTCTATAACAAGGCCGTCTTCGACAAGGCCGGCGTCGACGGCGAGTCGATCAAGACCTGGGACGATTACTATGAGGCCGCCAAGAAGATCAAAGCCGCCGGATCCTACATCACCAACAGCTCGGGCAGCTCAGGTGATTACCAGCCCTTCACCGCGCAGGCCTGGCAGGCCGGCGCCAAGCCTTGGAAGGTTGACGGTGAGAAGATCACCATCGACATGACCAAAGACGAGGGCATGAAGAAGTACATCGACTTCCGTCAGAAGCTGATCGACGAGGATCTGATCGATACTAAGACCGCGAACTGGTCGGACGAATGGAACCGCGAGTTGAACGACGGCACCCTCGCCTCGCTGACCATCGGCGCTTGGATGCCGGTTAACCTCATCAGCGGTGCCCCCGACCAGAAGGGCAACTGGCGCGTCGGCTCGCTTCCGCAGTGGGAGGCCGGCAAGCAGGTATCCGCTGAAGATGGCGGTTCCGCGCTCGCCGTACCCAAGGCCGGCAAGTCGCAGGCCGCGGCCTACAAGTTCGTTAAGTACATGACCCACGATGCAGGCGCCCAGCAGATGGCCGACACCGGCACCTTCAGTAGCCTGAAGAAGATCCTCAACTCCAGCACCTTCACTGATCCGTCCAGCGCGGCCAACAAGAAGGTCAACGACTACTTCGGCGGCCAGAACGTCAACAAGATCCTGGCCGAAGGCGCGCAGCGTCCGGTCGAGAAGTTCCAGTATCTGCCTTACAACCCGTTCGCCCAGACCGCTTACGGCGACGAGATCTCCAAGGCCTACACCAAGGAGATCACCCTGGAGAAGGCCATGCAGAACTACGCGCAGAAGCTCGCCGACCACGGCAAGCAGGAAGGTTACACCGTAACCCTCAAGTGACGCGTATAGCGCATAACGAAATGAGCGGAGGAGATCGTGGCGTGGCCCGTTCTTCTCCGCTATTACAAAGGAGTGTATTTTGTCAACGAAAATAGCTAAGGATGGCGCTGGGGGAGTCTCCGCCGACGCTGGCCTGGGCGACGTTGCCGCATCCTCGGCGGCCTCGGCTTCCAGAGGGTCCACGGTGCAGGTGAACAGGCATCGTGTGGACTGGCGTGGTTGGAAGTTCTTGTGGCCGTTCGTTCTGGTGTTTCTGTTCGTGTTCGTGGTCCCGGTGCTCTACGCGGTGTATCTGTCGTTCTTCCAGTCGAGGATGATCGGCGGCACCGTGTTCGTAGGATTTGAGAATTATGTGCGTCTCTTCCACGACGGCCAGTTTTGGAGTTCGGTGTGGCGCGTGACGCTCTTTACCATCGTCCAGGTGCCGATCATGCTGTCCCTGGCCGCGCTTCTGGCGTTGGCTTTGGATTCGATGAAACTGCATGGCACGAAGTTCTTCCGCATCTCGACCTTCCTGCCTTACGCGGTGCCAGCCGTGGTCTCCACACTGGTGTGGGGGTTCATGTACGGCGCGAAATACGGCCTCGTCGGCTCGCTGAACGGTTGGCTGGGCACACATCTGGATGTCTTACAGCCGAGCGTCCTTTTGGCGGCGATCGGCAACATCAACACTTGGGAGTTCACGGGCTACAACATGCTGATCTTCTATTCCTCCCTGTCCACGATCCCGCATTCGCTGTACGAGGCGGCTTCGATTGACGGGGCGAGCGAATGGCAGATCGTGCGCAAGATTAAGATGCCGGAGCTCAAGGGTTCGCTGGCGATCACGGTGATCTTCAGCATCATCGGGAGCTTCCAGCTGTTCAATGAGCCTTCGATCATGCAGAACATGGTTCCGGGCAACGCGATCACGACGTATTACACTCCGAACATGTACGCGTATAACCTGAGCTTCACCGGCGGGCAGAGCAACTACGCCGCGGCGCTGGCGATCGTGATGGCCGTGATCACCATGGTAATCGCCTACGCGGTGCAATTGAACAGCATGAAGGAGCAGATGAAATGAGTGATGCCACCACCATGCCGGCCGAGGCCACAGCGGGCCTGAAGCGTATGTCCGCCTCCGAGCTGAAGGCGCAGGAACGCGCCGCGCAGAAAGCCGAGAGGGCGCGTCAACGCCAGGTGTCGAAGGACGAGGCCGCGGAGCGCAAACGCAGCGCGCGCAACGGGTTCAGCAACCCGGACAACCCACGTCGTAGCTGGGCGTTGACATTCATCGTCGGTATTTTCGCAATCTACTGCCTCTTCCCGTTCGTTTACCTGCTGATCAACGCCACCAAGACGCAGTCGGACTTCACCTCGACGTTCGGCCTGGGCTTCGGCCACACCTTCGCCCTGTGGGACAACATCGTCACTGTGTTCACCTACCAGGACGGCATCTTCGGCCGCTGGCTGCTGAACACGATTTTCTATGTGGTCGTCGGGGCTGGCGGGGCGACCTTGCTGGCGATCATGGGCGGCTACGCGCTGGCCAAGTTCCGCTTCCCGGGCCGCAAGGCCGTCTTCGCGGTCATCATCGGCGCGATTTCGGTGCCTGGCATCGCCTTGGCCGTCCCGCAGTTCCTGCTCTTCGCCAAGCTGGGCCTGACCAACACGCCCTGGGCGATGATCCTGCCCAGCCTGATTTCGCCGTTCGGCCTGTATTTGATGTGGATATTCTCGGAGCAGGCGGTGCCCACTGAGCTGATCGAGGCGGCGCGCGTGGACGGGGCGGGCGAGTTCCGCACCTTCTTCACCATCGCCCTGCCGCTTCTGGCCCCGGGCATTGTCACGACCGCGCTGTTCACGATTGTG
Proteins encoded:
- a CDS encoding sugar ABC transporter permease encodes the protein MGDVAASSAASASRGSTVQVNRHRVDWRGWKFLWPFVLVFLFVFVVPVLYAVYLSFFQSRMIGGTVFVGFENYVRLFHDGQFWSSVWRVTLFTIVQVPIMLSLAALLALALDSMKLHGTKFFRISTFLPYAVPAVVSTLVWGFMYGAKYGLVGSLNGWLGTHLDVLQPSVLLAAIGNINTWEFTGYNMLIFYSSLSTIPHSLYEAASIDGASEWQIVRKIKMPELKGSLAITVIFSIIGSFQLFNEPSIMQNMVPGNAITTYYTPNMYAYNLSFTGGQSNYAAALAIVMAVITMVIAYAVQLNSMKEQMK
- a CDS encoding ABC transporter permease subunit, yielding MSDATTMPAEATAGLKRMSASELKAQERAAQKAERARQRQVSKDEAAERKRSARNGFSNPDNPRRSWALTFIVGIFAIYCLFPFVYLLINATKTQSDFTSTFGLGFGHTFALWDNIVTVFTYQDGIFGRWLLNTIFYVVVGAGGATLLAIMGGYALAKFRFPGRKAVFAVIIGAISVPGIALAVPQFLLFAKLGLTNTPWAMILPSLISPFGLYLMWIFSEQAVPTELIEAARVDGAGEFRTFFTIALPLLAPGIVTTALFTIVATWNNYFLPLIMLKDADWYPLTIGLNQWKDQASTAGGQAIQNLVITGSLVTIVPLVIAFLLLQKYWQSGLAAGAVKE
- a CDS encoding sugar ABC transporter substrate-binding protein, encoding MGNAKRVVAVLAAAATMIGLAGCGSGNSGGAGSDSKADLVFWGWDTGNSMKKIIANFEKANPGVTVKFNNTGTAEKTSTALTNAVAAKKGIPDVVMLEDPTVTQFAVTGDLADLSQFGASKLANDFTAGPWNKLQYNSKPYALPIDAGPEMFFYNKAVFDKAGVDGESIKTWDDYYEAAKKIKAAGSYITNSSGSSGDYQPFTAQAWQAGAKPWKVDGEKITIDMTKDEGMKKYIDFRQKLIDEDLIDTKTANWSDEWNRELNDGTLASLTIGAWMPVNLISGAPDQKGNWRVGSLPQWEAGKQVSAEDGGSALAVPKAGKSQAAAYKFVKYMTHDAGAQQMADTGTFSSLKKILNSSTFTDPSSAANKKVNDYFGGQNVNKILAEGAQRPVEKFQYLPYNPFAQTAYGDEISKAYTKEITLEKAMQNYAQKLADHGKQEGYTVTLK